A genomic region of Rhizobium indicum contains the following coding sequences:
- a CDS encoding polysaccharide biosynthesis protein: MPENTPTETPRSGWFLMPMQALVAPLLAMPRVAKRALALLLDSSFCVLTIWLAYCFRLNEWTVLTGVQWLPVVVSLCMALPIFIVMGMYRAIFRYANMAAFITVLKAIAIYGVAFMTIFTALSVPGVPRTVGILQPFLLLIAIGLSRLSIRYWLGDAYQRILHKNMLAKVLIYGAGTAGRQLAGALINSAELNVVGYLDDDPRLKGGVMGGLPIYDPSDLPVLAESLGVHNVLLALPSASRQRRNEILEHIRKARVNVRTLPDLTALAQGRIAVSDIRELEIEDLLGREAVAPRQELLDKSMRNKVVMVTGAGGSIGGELCRQILRTGPSSLILIDQNEFALYNIHAELQKLAELYKYENMQIVPILCSVRDQDRMEHVMQSWRPQTLYHAAAYKHVPLVEHNAVEGIKNNVMGTLVAARAANKCGVSNFVLISTDKAVRPTNVMGASKRLAEMVLQALAAESATDRMRTNFSMVRFGNVLGSSGSVVPLFRQQIKDGGPVTLTHPDITRYFMTISEASQLVIQAGAMAEGGDVFLLDMGEPVRIADLARKMVELSGLAVRDEDNPEGDIELSVTGLRPGEKLFEELLIGDNPETTEHPRIMKAREDFLSWPELSRRLNALNAVLDRNDMIAARATLAELVSGYSSTGEVSDLAFTGAEPIRLPQTIQSTL; encoded by the coding sequence ATGCCCGAAAATACCCCCACTGAGACGCCGCGCTCAGGATGGTTCTTAATGCCGATGCAAGCGCTCGTCGCCCCTCTGCTGGCGATGCCGCGGGTTGCCAAACGCGCTCTGGCATTGCTGCTGGATTCCAGCTTTTGTGTTCTGACGATCTGGCTGGCCTATTGTTTCCGCCTGAACGAATGGACGGTGCTGACCGGCGTGCAATGGTTGCCGGTCGTCGTTTCACTGTGTATGGCCCTTCCCATCTTCATCGTCATGGGCATGTATCGGGCGATCTTCCGTTATGCCAATATGGCTGCTTTCATTACTGTTCTGAAGGCGATTGCGATCTACGGCGTCGCCTTCATGACGATATTTACAGCACTCAGCGTCCCCGGTGTTCCGAGAACCGTCGGCATTCTCCAGCCCTTCCTTCTGTTGATTGCGATCGGGCTGTCGAGGTTGAGTATCCGCTACTGGCTCGGGGATGCCTACCAGCGCATCCTTCACAAGAATATGCTCGCCAAGGTGCTGATCTATGGGGCAGGGACGGCCGGGCGGCAACTGGCCGGTGCCTTGATCAACAGTGCCGAACTCAATGTCGTCGGCTATCTGGATGATGATCCGCGTCTCAAGGGCGGCGTCATGGGTGGTTTACCGATCTACGACCCCTCGGATCTTCCGGTGCTTGCCGAATCTCTCGGCGTGCACAACGTGCTTCTTGCTCTTCCCTCCGCATCGCGGCAGCGTCGCAACGAAATCCTGGAGCACATCCGTAAAGCCAGGGTCAATGTTCGCACGTTGCCGGATCTCACTGCCCTGGCTCAGGGACGCATCGCCGTCTCCGACATCCGAGAGCTGGAGATCGAAGATCTGCTGGGAAGAGAAGCGGTCGCGCCGCGCCAGGAGCTACTCGACAAGTCGATGCGCAACAAGGTGGTGATGGTCACCGGTGCTGGCGGCTCGATCGGCGGCGAGCTATGTCGTCAGATTTTGCGCACCGGGCCTTCCAGCCTCATCCTCATCGATCAGAACGAGTTTGCGCTTTATAATATCCATGCCGAATTGCAGAAGCTGGCCGAACTGTACAAATACGAAAATATGCAGATCGTCCCGATCCTCTGTTCCGTCCGCGATCAGGATCGCATGGAACATGTCATGCAGAGCTGGCGACCTCAGACGCTCTATCATGCAGCCGCTTACAAGCATGTTCCCCTTGTCGAACACAATGCCGTGGAAGGCATCAAGAACAATGTGATGGGTACGCTGGTCGCGGCACGCGCGGCGAATAAATGCGGCGTCTCGAATTTCGTGCTGATCAGTACAGACAAAGCCGTGCGTCCGACAAATGTGATGGGCGCCAGCAAGAGGCTGGCGGAGATGGTTCTGCAGGCGCTCGCGGCAGAATCGGCGACCGACAGAATGCGAACGAATTTCTCCATGGTCCGTTTCGGAAACGTCCTCGGCTCCTCCGGATCCGTCGTGCCGCTTTTCCGGCAGCAGATCAAGGACGGCGGCCCGGTGACGCTGACACATCCTGATATAACTCGTTATTTCATGACCATTTCGGAGGCTTCTCAACTCGTCATACAGGCCGGCGCGATGGCCGAGGGCGGAGATGTCTTCCTGCTCGACATGGGAGAGCCGGTTCGCATCGCCGATCTCGCCCGCAAGATGGTCGAGCTTTCCGGGCTGGCCGTCCGTGACGAAGACAATCCCGAAGGCGATATCGAGCTGTCCGTTACCGGCCTTCGGCCCGGCGAGAAGCTCTTTGAAGAACTGTTGATCGGGGATAATCCAGAAACAACCGAACATCCTCGGATTATGAAGGCGCGCGAGGATTTCCTGTCCTGGCCCGAGTTGTCGAGAAGGCTCAACGCGCTCAACGCGGTGTTGGACCGGAACGATATGATCGCTGCACGTGCGACATTGGCGGAGCTTGTTTCCGGCTATTCGTCGACGGGTGAGGTCTCGGATCTGGCTTTCACCGGCGCCGAGCCAATACGGCTACCTCAGACAATTCAAAGCACGCTGTAG
- a CDS encoding sugar transferase produces MGLKRAVDFFLALIAAAILLVPILVVALCVRLTSPGPILYWSKRVGRFNQIFLMPKFRSMRVDTPTVATHLLEDPDRFLTPIGSFLRKSSLDELPQLWCILEGKMSFVGPRPALYNQYDLIELRTAHGVDKLLPGLTGWAQINGRDELPIPEKVKFDVEYLERRSFGFDISILFMTAEKVIRRKGIRH; encoded by the coding sequence ATGGGTTTGAAACGGGCGGTGGACTTTTTCTTGGCTTTGATTGCGGCGGCGATCCTGCTCGTTCCAATCCTTGTCGTCGCTCTTTGTGTTCGCCTTACCTCGCCGGGACCGATCCTCTATTGGTCAAAACGTGTCGGCCGTTTCAATCAGATCTTCCTGATGCCTAAATTTCGCAGCATGCGCGTCGACACACCGACGGTTGCCACGCATCTGCTCGAAGATCCGGATCGCTTTCTGACACCGATCGGTTCGTTTCTGCGCAAATCCAGCCTCGACGAACTGCCGCAGCTCTGGTGCATTCTCGAGGGGAAGATGAGTTTCGTCGGCCCGCGGCCGGCACTCTACAATCAATATGATCTGATAGAGTTGCGGACGGCCCATGGTGTCGACAAGCTCCTGCCCGGACTGACGGGATGGGCGCAGATCAATGGCCGGGACGAATTGCCGATTCCGGAGAAGGTAAAATTCGATGTCGAATATCTCGAACGCCGCTCGTTCGGCTTCGACATAAGCATCCTGTTTATGACGGCCGAGAAGGTCATCCGCCGCAAGGGAATAAGGCATTAA
- the repC gene encoding plasmid replication protein RepC codes for MESGSVTTPFGRRPMTFGMLASQAAAREIEPGQSIDKWKLYRALCEAKPLLGITDRALAILNALLSFYPKGELSEENGLVVFPSNAQLSLRAHGMAEQTIRRHLASLIEAGLLIRKDSPNGKRYARKEQGGEIREAFGFSLAPLLVRAEEIERLAAEVVAERLHLQRLRERLTLCRRDVAKLIEMALEEGAAGDWSRIHLHFRDVVERLPRSPSAEQVAAALDELELLREEITNQLEMQVKTQNHSGNAQHYERHIQNSNPQSITELEPASEMKQGATADDRSAGRAEPTVRIQKDEEENGRVPATSSAPAANAALKSFPLGLVLQACPEIAAYGPQGSVGTWRELMAAAVVVRSMLGVSPSAYEQACDIMGPENAATVMACVLERAGHITSAGGYLRDLTRRAERGEFAIGPMLMALARTNSPLSRKTG; via the coding sequence ATGGAAAGCGGAAGTGTGACGACGCCCTTCGGGCGGCGGCCGATGACGTTTGGCATGTTAGCAAGCCAGGCGGCTGCTCGAGAAATCGAGCCTGGCCAATCTATCGACAAGTGGAAACTCTATCGTGCCCTGTGTGAGGCCAAGCCGCTGCTCGGCATCACCGACCGGGCGCTCGCTATCCTGAACGCCTTGCTGAGCTTTTATCCCAAGGGAGAGCTCTCTGAGGAAAACGGGCTCGTGGTGTTCCCTTCCAATGCACAGCTCTCGCTGCGCGCGCATGGAATGGCGGAGCAGACGATCCGTCGTCACCTGGCGAGCCTGATCGAGGCCGGGCTGCTGATCCGCAAGGACAGCCCGAACGGCAAGCGCTACGCCCGCAAGGAGCAGGGGGGGGAGATCCGCGAGGCATTCGGTTTTTCACTGGCGCCGCTGCTGGTGCGCGCTGAGGAGATCGAGCGGTTGGCGGCGGAGGTGGTTGCGGAACGGTTGCACCTGCAGCGGCTCAGAGAACGCCTGACGCTTTGCCGGCGCGATGTCGCCAAGCTCATCGAGATGGCATTGGAGGAGGGCGCCGCAGGCGATTGGAGCCGGATTCATCTGCATTTTCGCGATGTCGTCGAGCGGCTGCCACGGTCGCCTTCCGCCGAACAGGTCGCCGCAGCACTCGACGAATTGGAGCTGCTGCGTGAAGAAATCACCAATCAGTTGGAAATGCAGGTTAAAACTCAAAATCATAGCGGCAATGCCCAACATTATGAGCGGCACATACAGAATTCAAATCCACAATCCATTACTGAACTTGAACCAGCTTCCGAAATGAAGCAGGGCGCAACGGCGGACGATCGATCGGCGGGTCGGGCCGAACCGACAGTCCGAATACAGAAAGATGAAGAGGAGAACGGGCGTGTGCCGGCCACAAGTTCTGCCCCCGCTGCCAACGCCGCGCTCAAATCCTTCCCACTGGGGCTGGTGCTGCAGGCCTGCCCGGAAATCGCAGCCTATGGACCGCAGGGCTCGGTCGGCACGTGGCGCGAGCTGATGGCCGCGGCTGTGGTCGTTCGTTCGATGCTGGGCGTCAGCCCATCGGCCTATGAGCAGGCCTGCGACATCATGGGACCTGAAAATGCGGCCACCGTCATGGCCTGCGTCCTCGAAAGGGCAGGGCACATCACCTCCGCCGGCGGTTACCTGCGCGATCTGACACGGCGCGCCGAGAGAGGGGAATTCGCCATCGGACCGATGCTGATGGCCCTTGCCCGCACCAATTCGCCGCTAAGTCGGAAGACAGGATGA
- the repB gene encoding plasmid partitioning protein RepB produces the protein MARKNLLSGLMDDSKKFTAVNNEDEPLHRDEKQQLTYKGIGALGAVTRSIDALAAKADAAKAIEEKLATGETVIDLDPALIEDSFVTDRLAHTDEQFRELVEAIRLRGQDSPILVRPHPEKDGRYQIAFGHRRARAAKELGRPVRAVVKKLDDRDHVIAQGQENSARADLSFIERTMFADKLDTLGFDRETIMSALSADKTTVSKMLSVTKRIPAEVLTAIGAAKTTGRDRWHDLSVKFEAENIAARAIEFTRSAEFETVEPDARFDMLVAFISRRQQQASSIAALQPAAHAWQRKDGAVRAKIKDDGKQFTIALKAEKASAFGAYIASNLDRLYEAFERTQDLTKNGDQ, from the coding sequence ATGGCGCGTAAGAATCTCCTCTCCGGCCTGATGGACGATTCCAAGAAGTTTACTGCGGTAAACAATGAGGACGAACCACTCCACAGGGACGAGAAGCAGCAGCTCACCTATAAGGGGATCGGCGCTCTCGGTGCCGTGACACGCAGTATCGATGCGCTGGCTGCCAAGGCCGATGCGGCCAAAGCGATCGAGGAGAAGCTGGCGACCGGTGAAACGGTGATTGATCTCGACCCTGCCCTGATCGAAGATTCTTTCGTGACCGACCGCCTGGCGCATACCGACGAACAGTTTCGCGAATTGGTCGAGGCGATCCGGTTGCGCGGTCAGGATTCGCCGATCCTCGTCCGGCCGCATCCTGAGAAGGACGGCCGATATCAGATCGCCTTCGGCCACCGTCGCGCCCGGGCCGCCAAGGAACTCGGCCGACCTGTCCGCGCCGTGGTCAAGAAACTCGACGATCGCGACCATGTCATTGCGCAGGGCCAGGAGAATTCGGCGCGCGCCGATCTCTCCTTCATCGAGAGGACGATGTTTGCCGACAAACTCGACACGTTGGGCTTCGACAGGGAAACGATCATGTCCGCGCTCAGCGCCGACAAGACGACAGTTTCCAAGATGTTGTCCGTTACCAAGCGGATTCCAGCCGAAGTCCTGACCGCGATCGGTGCGGCCAAGACCACCGGCCGTGATCGGTGGCACGATCTGTCCGTGAAATTCGAGGCCGAAAACATCGCCGCACGAGCGATAGAGTTCACCAGATCGGCGGAATTCGAGACGGTGGAGCCGGATGCCCGATTCGATATGCTGGTTGCCTTCATCAGCAGGAGGCAACAACAGGCCTCATCCATAGCGGCGCTTCAGCCCGCCGCTCACGCCTGGCAGCGCAAGGACGGCGCGGTCAGGGCGAAGATCAAGGATGACGGGAAACAGTTCACCATCGCGTTGAAGGCGGAGAAGGCGTCTGCCTTTGGAGCCTACATCGCCAGCAATCTGGATCGCCTCTACGAGGCGTTCGAGAGGACACAGGATTTGACCAAGAACGGAGATCAATAA
- the repA gene encoding plasmid partitioning protein RepA encodes MNMAPQIEKAISDVDQLIIGQAQELSDKLKQHRLEMFPPRALKGLREFQLAEAARFLGVTSGYLRNLSLEGKGALPQVTPSGRRSYTAEQMEEMRSFLEHNARAGTHYMRHRRGNEHLQVVAVVNFKGGSGKTTSAAHLAQHLALTGHRVLAVDLDPQASLSAIHGFQPEFDVDENETLYAAIRYDDQRRPLREIIRPTNFPNLHLVPGNLELMEFEHDTPRVLAQGKAGDYGRVFFARLDEALSSVADDYDVVIIDCPPQLGFLTMSAICGATAVLITVHPQMLDVMSMCQFLQMLGEVLNTLKGAGGNMNLDWLRYLVTRYDPQDGPQTQMVAFMRSMFKNHVLTNPMLRSVAISDAAMTNQTLYEVERNQFTRATYDRAMEAMDSVNTEIADLIHKAWGRK; translated from the coding sequence ATGAATATGGCACCGCAGATAGAAAAAGCAATTTCTGATGTCGACCAGCTGATTATTGGCCAGGCGCAGGAACTGTCCGATAAGCTGAAGCAGCATCGGCTCGAGATGTTTCCGCCGCGTGCATTGAAGGGTTTGAGGGAATTTCAGCTTGCCGAGGCGGCGCGTTTCCTCGGTGTCACCAGCGGCTATCTTCGCAACCTGTCGCTGGAAGGCAAAGGCGCCCTTCCCCAGGTCACGCCGTCGGGCCGTCGATCCTATACGGCGGAGCAAATGGAAGAGATGCGCAGCTTCCTGGAGCACAATGCCCGCGCCGGAACGCATTATATGCGTCATCGCCGCGGCAACGAACATCTGCAGGTCGTTGCCGTCGTCAACTTCAAAGGTGGCAGCGGCAAGACGACGAGTGCAGCACACCTTGCCCAGCATCTTGCCCTGACGGGTCACCGTGTCCTTGCCGTCGACCTCGATCCGCAGGCCTCTCTCTCCGCCATCCACGGTTTTCAGCCGGAGTTCGACGTCGACGAAAATGAGACGCTCTACGCCGCCATTCGTTATGACGATCAGCGGCGTCCGCTGAGAGAGATCATCCGTCCGACGAATTTCCCGAACCTTCATCTGGTGCCGGGCAATCTCGAACTGATGGAATTCGAGCACGATACGCCGCGCGTCCTTGCTCAGGGCAAGGCGGGCGACTATGGACGCGTCTTCTTCGCGCGGCTGGACGAGGCGCTGTCCTCCGTCGCCGACGATTACGACGTCGTCATCATCGACTGCCCTCCCCAGCTCGGCTTTTTGACCATGAGCGCCATTTGCGGGGCAACGGCAGTTCTGATCACCGTACATCCTCAGATGCTCGACGTCATGTCGATGTGCCAATTCCTGCAGATGCTCGGCGAGGTGCTGAACACGCTGAAAGGTGCCGGCGGCAACATGAACCTCGACTGGTTGCGTTATCTCGTCACCCGCTACGATCCGCAGGACGGGCCGCAGACGCAAATGGTCGCCTTCATGCGTTCGATGTTCAAGAACCATGTGCTCACCAATCCGATGTTGCGCAGCGTCGCGATCTCCGATGCGGCGATGACCAATCAGACGCTTTACGAGGTCGAACGGAACCAGTTTACCCGCGCGACCTATGACCGCGCGATGGAGGCGATGGATTCCGTCAACACCGAGATCGCCGATCTCATCCACAAGGCTTGGGGGCGGAAATGA
- a CDS encoding helix-turn-helix domain-containing protein, whose product MNVKTANAIDSYVGARIRLRRQLLGMSQERLAEQIGVTFQQVQKYEKGINRIGASRLQRIAEVLHTSPSFFFEQENSEPLTLQGLDLSANMDPVAEFLRTKEGLVLNRAFLKIADSNIRETVIALVKAMAQAESRGLTLGASVADITLPLGE is encoded by the coding sequence ATGAATGTCAAGACAGCGAATGCGATAGACAGCTATGTCGGAGCGCGCATTAGATTGCGCCGGCAGTTGCTCGGGATGAGCCAGGAACGGCTTGCCGAGCAGATCGGCGTGACCTTTCAGCAGGTTCAGAAATACGAGAAGGGCATCAACCGCATCGGCGCGAGCCGGCTGCAGCGGATCGCCGAGGTGCTACACACGTCGCCGAGCTTCTTCTTCGAACAGGAGAATTCCGAGCCGTTGACGCTGCAAGGGCTGGATCTATCCGCGAATATGGACCCGGTCGCTGAATTCCTGCGAACGAAAGAGGGATTGGTGCTCAATCGCGCCTTTCTAAAGATCGCCGACAGCAATATCCGCGAAACGGTCATCGCGCTGGTGAAGGCGATGGCGCAGGCGGAAAGTCGAGGTCTGACATTGGGAGCCTCCGTAGCGGATATCACCCTTCCGCTCGGAGAATAG
- a CDS encoding MFS transporter encodes MATVAESPPRFEKTTMSILMAVSFCHMLNDIMQSLLASLYPLFKANYDLDFVQIGLLTMTFQVTASLLQPLVGIVTDRWPMPYSLPVGMASTFCGLILLGNAGSFTLLLVAASLIGFGSAVFHPESSRVARLASGGRHGFAQSFFQVGGNAGQAIGPLLAAFIVLPLGQHSVSWFAAIAMVGMVVLSWVGNWYISHRRQNASKPAISRTLPLPQNRVVWALLILVLLTATKNVYMASVSSYFTFYVIDKFALSVQQAQLMLFLFLGSVAVGTFLGGPIGDRFDARFVIWFSILGVIPFALLLPYANLFWTGVLSVVIGLIFASAFSAIVVFAQELVPGRVGLIAGVFFGFAFGAGGLGAALLGSFADTHGIDFVYRICSYLPLLGLLTVFLPRIPKQKPV; translated from the coding sequence ATGGCAACCGTTGCCGAGAGCCCGCCTCGTTTCGAAAAGACGACGATGTCTATCCTCATGGCGGTCAGCTTCTGCCACATGCTGAACGACATCATGCAGTCGCTGCTCGCCTCGCTTTATCCGCTGTTCAAGGCGAACTACGATCTCGATTTCGTGCAGATCGGTCTCCTCACTATGACTTTCCAGGTCACGGCTTCGCTGCTGCAGCCGCTCGTCGGCATCGTCACCGACCGCTGGCCGATGCCCTATTCGCTGCCGGTCGGTATGGCGAGTACCTTTTGCGGCCTCATTCTGCTCGGCAATGCCGGCAGTTTCACCCTGCTGCTGGTTGCCGCAAGCCTGATCGGCTTCGGCTCGGCGGTCTTCCACCCGGAATCTTCGCGTGTTGCCCGTCTTGCCTCTGGCGGCCGCCACGGTTTCGCGCAATCCTTCTTCCAGGTCGGTGGCAATGCCGGCCAGGCGATCGGCCCGCTGCTTGCCGCCTTCATCGTGCTGCCGCTCGGTCAGCACAGCGTCTCATGGTTCGCCGCCATCGCCATGGTCGGCATGGTCGTGCTGAGTTGGGTCGGCAACTGGTACATCAGCCACAGGCGCCAGAATGCCAGCAAGCCGGCAATAAGCCGGACCCTGCCGCTGCCGCAGAACAGGGTCGTCTGGGCGCTGCTCATCCTCGTGCTGCTGACGGCAACGAAGAATGTCTACATGGCCAGCGTATCGAGCTACTTCACCTTCTATGTCATCGACAAGTTTGCCCTCAGCGTGCAGCAGGCACAGCTGATGCTCTTCCTGTTCCTCGGTTCGGTCGCCGTCGGCACCTTCCTCGGCGGGCCGATCGGTGACCGCTTCGACGCGCGTTTCGTCATCTGGTTCTCGATCCTCGGCGTCATTCCCTTCGCGCTCCTGCTTCCCTATGCCAACCTCTTCTGGACGGGTGTGCTCAGCGTCGTCATCGGCCTGATCTTCGCTTCGGCCTTCTCTGCAATCGTCGTCTTCGCGCAAGAACTGGTGCCCGGGCGCGTCGGGCTGATTGCCGGGGTCTTCTTCGGCTTCGCATTCGGGGCAGGGGGGCTTGGTGCAGCCCTGCTCGGCAGTTTCGCCGACACCCATGGCATCGATTTCGTCTACCGCATCTGCTCCTACCTGCCGCTGCTCGGTCTCCTCACGGTCTTCCTGCCGCGTATTCCCAAGCAGAAACCAGTTTGA
- the msuE gene encoding FMN reductase, whose product MSAHKLVGLAGSFNRPSKTFALVENVAGLAGEKYGFDNTIYDLTDVGPSLGQALRRDDLDSRAREVIDDIVNADVLVIGAPTYKGSYPGLFKHLIDLIDPHELRAKPIIITATGGGDRHALMVEHQLRPLFGFFMSHTLPTAVYASDRDFTDYRVSSDPLSKRIGEVIGELEAFFPGRSRALIAAE is encoded by the coding sequence ATGTCTGCTCACAAATTGGTCGGCCTTGCGGGTAGCTTCAACCGCCCCTCGAAGACATTTGCACTTGTTGAAAACGTTGCCGGTCTCGCCGGTGAGAAATACGGCTTCGACAACACCATCTACGATCTGACCGATGTCGGCCCCTCGCTTGGCCAGGCGCTGCGCCGTGACGATCTCGACAGTCGCGCCAGGGAAGTCATCGACGACATCGTCAATGCCGATGTGCTGGTCATCGGAGCGCCGACCTACAAGGGCAGCTATCCCGGTCTCTTCAAGCATCTGATCGACCTGATCGACCCGCATGAGCTGCGCGCCAAGCCAATCATCATCACTGCGACCGGCGGCGGTGACCGCCATGCGCTGATGGTCGAGCACCAGCTCCGGCCGCTCTTCGGTTTTTTCATGTCTCACACGCTGCCGACCGCGGTTTATGCATCCGACCGCGACTTCACCGATTACCGCGTCTCATCCGATCCACTTTCCAAGCGGATCGGGGAAGTCATCGGCGAGCTCGAGGCCTTCTTTCCCGGCCGGAGTCGGGCACTTATCGCTGCCGAGTGA
- a CDS encoding MetQ/NlpA family lipoprotein has protein sequence MTKNKNLHGFHLSRRAALAAVVVSAAALFAFAAPHPSFAEDKSIKVGIMAGEDEDVWRVVTSEAGKKGLKIETVIFNDYTQPNEALERGEIDANAFQHQPYLDNQIQQHGYHIVRVGYTGVWPIGLYTKKHKSVAEIPEGAVIGVPNDPSNEGRALRVLQNEGLIKLKDGTGILATVADVTDNPKKIEIKELDAGIVGRSIDDLDAGIVNTDWALKSGLSPAERIAQEPIADNPYRNFIAVKDDNKDAEWVKTLVSSYQNDTVKAEFEKVYKGTGLSAY, from the coding sequence ATGACCAAGAACAAAAATCTTCACGGCTTCCACCTTTCGCGCCGCGCGGCTCTTGCCGCCGTGGTCGTTTCCGCTGCCGCGCTCTTCGCCTTTGCAGCACCCCACCCTTCCTTTGCCGAGGACAAGTCGATCAAGGTCGGCATCATGGCCGGCGAGGATGAGGATGTGTGGCGTGTCGTCACGAGCGAGGCGGGCAAGAAAGGTCTCAAGATCGAGACCGTCATCTTCAACGATTACACCCAGCCGAATGAAGCGCTGGAGCGCGGCGAAATCGATGCCAACGCTTTCCAGCACCAGCCCTATCTCGACAACCAGATCCAGCAGCACGGCTATCACATCGTTCGCGTCGGTTATACCGGGGTCTGGCCGATCGGCCTTTACACCAAGAAACACAAGTCCGTCGCAGAGATCCCGGAAGGTGCCGTCATCGGCGTGCCGAACGATCCCTCGAACGAAGGCCGTGCGCTGCGCGTTCTCCAGAATGAAGGCCTGATCAAACTGAAGGACGGCACCGGTATTCTCGCGACCGTCGCCGACGTCACCGACAATCCGAAGAAGATCGAGATCAAGGAACTCGACGCCGGCATCGTCGGCCGTTCGATCGACGATCTGGATGCCGGTATCGTCAACACCGACTGGGCGTTGAAAAGCGGTCTTTCGCCGGCCGAACGCATTGCCCAAGAGCCGATCGCCGACAATCCGTACCGCAACTTCATCGCCGTCAAGGACGACAACAAGGATGCCGAATGGGTCAAGACGCTTGTTTCTTCTTATCAGAACGACACCGTGAAGGCCGAGTTCGAAAAGGTCTATAAGGGAACGGGTCTCAGCGCCTATTGA
- a CDS encoding methionine ABC transporter ATP-binding protein — protein sequence MNSLVSTTAIEAQSQAAASEEVVRLTDVKRRFGTTAALDGISLTVKRGEILGIIGRSGAGKSTLIRCLNGLERADSGEILIEGRDITGLSEQDLQPLRRRIGMIFQHFNLLSAKTVEENVALPLKIEGLAKGERLKRAHELLELVGLADKAKAYPASLSGGQKQRVGIARALAARPALLLSDEATSALDPETTRSILALLKDINRKLGLTILLITHEMEVVRGIADRVAVIDAGRIVEEGQVWSVFANPQADITGSLLGGIRPQLPEHIAGRLSATAGREVILSVDLAGPQAQGALFAELSAALPHCFRLVHGGIDHIQNQPVARFFIAVPARDPALAGKVEKFLTARSARVEVLGYDTDHA from the coding sequence ATGAATTCCCTTGTTTCCACCACGGCGATCGAGGCACAGTCTCAAGCGGCGGCTTCCGAAGAGGTGGTGAGACTGACCGACGTGAAGCGACGGTTCGGAACCACTGCAGCCCTCGACGGCATTTCGCTGACGGTGAAGAGAGGCGAGATCCTTGGCATCATCGGCCGCAGCGGCGCCGGCAAATCGACGCTGATCCGCTGCCTGAACGGCCTGGAGCGCGCCGATAGCGGCGAGATCCTCATCGAAGGCCGAGACATCACCGGACTTTCAGAACAGGACCTGCAGCCGCTGCGCCGCCGCATCGGCATGATCTTTCAGCATTTCAATCTGCTTTCTGCCAAAACCGTCGAGGAAAACGTCGCGCTGCCCCTGAAGATCGAGGGTCTTGCAAAGGGCGAGCGCCTGAAACGAGCGCATGAGCTGCTCGAACTCGTCGGCCTTGCAGACAAGGCGAAGGCTTATCCCGCATCGCTGTCCGGCGGCCAGAAACAACGCGTCGGCATCGCCCGGGCGCTGGCGGCACGCCCGGCACTGCTGTTGTCCGACGAGGCGACATCGGCGCTCGATCCGGAAACGACCCGGTCGATCCTGGCATTGCTGAAAGACATCAACCGTAAGCTCGGACTGACCATTCTGCTCATCACCCACGAGATGGAAGTGGTCCGCGGCATTGCCGATCGCGTCGCGGTCATCGATGCCGGGCGGATCGTCGAGGAAGGGCAGGTCTGGTCGGTCTTCGCCAATCCGCAGGCTGATATCACCGGGAGCCTGCTCGGCGGCATCCGCCCGCAGCTTCCTGAACATATCGCCGGTCGGCTGTCGGCGACGGCCGGCAGGGAGGTCATTCTCAGCGTCGATCTCGCCGGGCCGCAGGCGCAGGGCGCGCTGTTTGCCGAACTCTCGGCGGCATTGCCGCATTGCTTCCGCCTCGTCCATGGCGGCATCGACCATATCCAGAACCAGCCGGTGGCGCGGTTCTTCATCGCCGTTCCCGCACGCGACCCCGCGCTTGCCGGAAAGGTCGAAAAATTCCTGACGGCCCGGTCCGCCCGGGTGGAGGTGCTTGGTTATGACACCGATCATGCTTGA